From Zavarzinella sp., one genomic window encodes:
- the ffh gene encoding signal recognition particle protein gives MFDGIQKGIKEALAKLSGRRLTEDNIREGLREVRRAFLEADVNFTVTNDFISKCEAKAIGEKVIDRVKPVEQIVNIVFEELVELMGPVDHRIPAHKDRPAVLMMCGLQGAGKTTTCGKLALKLQKEGRKPLLVAADLQRPAAIEQLIVLGQQLKIPVYSETSNPVQVCKNAITHAKNNSHDVVILDTAGRLQIDDALMAELMQIDKQVKPDQVYLVVDAMIGQEAVNVSKAFHEKLMLNGTILTKLDGDARGGAALSIKAVTGVQIKFIGTGEKLEALEDFRPESMASRIMGQGDLMGLVDKVRTVQQEISEEELKKQQEALEKGDFTIEMFRAQFMQIKKMGMKDMMSRMPGMSEMIPEGEDPEVAFQKFQGIIDSMTKKERKNPDVIDAPRRRRIAKGSGTEPHEVSQFLKQFDTVRGIMKQMMSMTVWQRMKMLTGLSRGGAFLPGNESMLKTKGNTGHRKSAKERAEERKKKKKKKK, from the coding sequence ATGTTCGATGGAATTCAAAAAGGCATCAAAGAAGCCCTGGCGAAACTTTCTGGTCGTCGTCTGACCGAAGACAATATTCGGGAAGGTCTTCGCGAAGTTCGTCGGGCGTTTCTGGAAGCGGATGTCAATTTTACCGTAACCAACGACTTCATCAGCAAATGTGAAGCAAAAGCGATTGGCGAGAAAGTGATCGACCGGGTGAAACCGGTTGAGCAGATCGTAAACATCGTTTTTGAAGAGCTGGTTGAGTTGATGGGGCCTGTGGACCATCGAATTCCCGCCCACAAGGACCGCCCAGCCGTATTGATGATGTGTGGCCTGCAGGGAGCAGGTAAAACAACCACATGTGGAAAACTGGCACTCAAGCTACAGAAGGAAGGTCGTAAGCCACTGCTGGTGGCAGCCGACTTGCAGCGCCCCGCCGCTATCGAACAATTAATAGTGCTTGGGCAGCAACTGAAGATTCCTGTCTATTCGGAAACATCGAATCCAGTGCAGGTTTGCAAGAATGCGATTACCCACGCAAAAAATAACAGTCACGATGTGGTGATTCTGGATACCGCTGGTCGACTGCAAATCGACGATGCCTTAATGGCAGAATTAATGCAGATCGACAAACAGGTGAAACCAGATCAGGTTTATCTGGTAGTTGATGCAATGATCGGTCAGGAAGCGGTGAACGTTTCAAAGGCCTTTCATGAAAAATTAATGCTGAATGGTACCATTCTGACCAAATTAGATGGTGATGCACGTGGTGGGGCAGCCCTGTCGATCAAAGCGGTCACTGGCGTTCAGATCAAGTTCATCGGTACTGGTGAAAAATTAGAGGCATTGGAAGATTTTCGCCCAGAAAGCATGGCTTCGCGAATCATGGGGCAGGGTGACCTCATGGGATTGGTGGACAAGGTCCGAACAGTCCAGCAGGAAATTTCTGAAGAAGAACTGAAAAAACAACAGGAAGCACTCGAGAAAGGCGACTTTACGATCGAAATGTTTCGAGCACAGTTCATGCAGATCAAAAAAATGGGCATGAAGGACATGATGTCTCGAATGCCTGGGATGTCTGAAATGATACCCGAAGGTGAAGACCCTGAGGTGGCATTTCAGAAGTTTCAGGGAATTATCGATTCGATGACCAAAAAAGAGCGAAAAAATCCTGATGTGATTGATGCTCCTCGTCGAAGACGCATTGCGAAGGGCAGTGGGACCGAACCGCACGAAGTGAGCCAGTTTTTGAAGCAATTCGATACTGTTCGCGGTATCATGAAGCAAATGATGAGCATGACTGTCTGGCAACGGATGAAAATGTTGACGGGGTTGTCCCGCGGCGGTGCTTTTCTGCCGGGTAACGAATCGATGTTAAAGACGAAAGGGAATACGGGACATCGCAAAAGTGCGAAAGAACGTGCCGAAGAACGCAAAAAGAAGAAAAAGAAGAAAAAATAA
- a CDS encoding HTTM domain-containing protein, with amino-acid sequence MSSPITVGTLPQIPFGLGRFSWLSGTIAAERVAALRICVGLLLLVDLFGSYAQSLTFFFGDGGIGDRRIFDELFSNSTLNWSVLRCLPGTWGPHALFALQVGAAICLILGVYPRVAAVMAWVVAVSFLQSNPFVHNGGDRLKIALLFMLIFLPTNCCWALKRPFAAKDPMQQYHVPAWPVGLLLFQLVVVYFFTGVYKILGATWRDGSVMHYIVNDAQWAHFSPNYLPINSFGLKLLAWGTVFWELSFPIAILFRKTRTITFLIGAFFHIASFIHLEVGMFALYALAYYLVLLPWEKFHKIRSYPSSRS; translated from the coding sequence ATGTCCTCCCCCATAACTGTGGGTACTTTACCCCAGATTCCATTTGGTCTGGGAAGATTTTCATGGCTTAGTGGCACCATCGCTGCGGAAAGGGTTGCCGCACTGCGAATCTGTGTTGGGCTTTTGTTGCTTGTGGACCTTTTTGGAAGTTATGCTCAATCCCTGACGTTCTTTTTTGGCGATGGTGGGATCGGTGATCGACGGATTTTTGACGAACTCTTTTCTAACAGCACTCTGAACTGGTCTGTTTTACGCTGCTTACCAGGCACTTGGGGGCCACATGCACTTTTTGCCCTCCAGGTGGGTGCAGCAATCTGCCTGATTTTGGGCGTTTACCCACGGGTAGCTGCCGTTATGGCATGGGTGGTGGCAGTCAGTTTTTTGCAGTCGAATCCATTCGTGCATAATGGAGGGGACCGCTTAAAGATTGCCTTACTTTTTATGCTGATTTTTCTCCCCACGAACTGCTGCTGGGCACTCAAAAGGCCATTTGCCGCGAAAGATCCAATGCAACAATACCATGTACCGGCCTGGCCTGTGGGACTATTATTATTTCAGTTAGTTGTTGTTTACTTCTTCACTGGTGTATACAAGATTTTGGGGGCAACGTGGCGAGATGGGAGTGTCATGCACTACATTGTGAACGATGCCCAGTGGGCCCATTTTTCTCCAAACTACCTGCCAATCAATAGTTTCGGCTTGAAATTACTTGCCTGGGGAACCGTTTTCTGGGAGTTGAGCTTTCCGATTGCAATATTGTTCCGAAAAACACGAACGATTACCTTTCTGATTGGTGCGTTTTTTCACATCGCCAGTTTCATCCACCTCGAAGTGGGCATGTTTGCGTTGTACGCACTAGCGTATTATCTAGTTTTACTTCCTTGGGAAAAATTTCACAAAATACGGAGTTATCCATCATCCAGATCGTGA
- a CDS encoding amidohydrolase gives MSKNSFFPFLLFVSPLSADHNELIKSVDSREKSTWEIAQKIWEFAEPGYQEIQSTKLLAKELENAGFEIKFGVAEIPTAFTATIGSGKPVIGILGEYDALPELAQEAVPERKIRKGNGYGHACGHHLFGAASMSAAIALGEQIRLKKINGTIRFYGCPAEEGGSAKAFMVRAGLFEDCDVVLHWHPSSKNSAGDNTCLSRIAVKFRFHGKAAHAAGSPEAGRSALDGVALTTHAAELLREHCPDFTRIHHTITHGGGNAPNVVPEFAEVFFYVRHPDSQVIQKIYPRLLKCAQGAALATETRLEIVELGGTKELLPNRTLSDVIAGNLKKLNQIRYSEDDFRFATRMQQHLDTKVTLDSIKSVEFSAGKLTKGSTDVGDVSWVVPTAGFTTACYVPGTPAHSWQAVAAGGTTIGKQGMQLAAKTMACSAWDLLMQPEVIAAAKKELSVQLGERKYEPLIGKNQKPPLDYRNPPRQ, from the coding sequence ATGAGTAAAAACTCATTTTTTCCGTTCCTGCTCTTTGTATCCCCCTTGTCTGCAGATCACAACGAGCTGATCAAATCAGTTGATTCGCGTGAAAAATCCACATGGGAGATCGCTCAAAAGATCTGGGAATTCGCTGAACCTGGCTATCAGGAAATTCAAAGTACCAAATTACTGGCGAAAGAGCTCGAAAACGCTGGCTTTGAAATTAAGTTCGGGGTAGCAGAGATTCCCACTGCGTTCACAGCTACGATTGGTTCCGGCAAACCAGTGATTGGAATTTTAGGTGAATATGACGCACTTCCAGAATTGGCACAGGAAGCGGTACCAGAACGAAAAATCCGCAAAGGAAATGGTTATGGGCATGCGTGTGGACACCACCTGTTCGGTGCCGCGTCTATGTCTGCGGCAATTGCTCTGGGGGAGCAAATTCGGTTAAAAAAAATTAATGGTACCATTCGATTTTATGGTTGTCCCGCAGAAGAAGGTGGATCTGCCAAGGCGTTCATGGTACGTGCCGGCCTCTTCGAAGATTGCGATGTAGTATTACACTGGCATCCTTCGTCCAAAAATTCAGCGGGAGACAATACATGTTTGTCGCGGATTGCTGTCAAATTTCGGTTTCATGGCAAGGCGGCCCATGCAGCAGGCTCACCGGAAGCTGGGCGATCTGCCCTGGATGGTGTGGCTTTAACTACCCATGCAGCAGAATTGCTGCGGGAGCACTGTCCTGATTTTACCAGGATTCACCACACAATCACCCATGGTGGGGGGAATGCACCGAATGTTGTACCGGAATTCGCCGAAGTTTTCTTTTACGTTCGTCACCCAGACTCGCAAGTAATTCAAAAAATTTATCCCAGGTTGTTGAAATGTGCTCAGGGAGCTGCACTGGCGACAGAAACAAGGCTGGAAATCGTCGAATTAGGAGGCACAAAGGAATTGCTGCCTAATCGTACTCTCTCCGATGTGATTGCTGGAAATCTGAAAAAATTAAATCAGATTCGATATTCGGAAGATGATTTTCGCTTTGCTACCAGAATGCAGCAGCACCTGGACACCAAAGTGACATTGGACAGCATCAAAAGCGTCGAATTCTCCGCAGGAAAACTCACTAAAGGCTCAACCGATGTGGGAGATGTATCCTGGGTGGTCCCTACGGCTGGCTTCACCACGGCATGTTATGTTCCTGGCACACCAGCCCACTCGTGGCAGGCCGTTGCAGCAGGTGGCACAACAATTGGTAAACAGGGAATGCAACTGGCAGCAAAAACAATGGCCTGCAGTGCATGGGATCTGTTAATGCAACCGGAAGTGATTGCTGCTGCAAAAAAAGAACTGAGTGTGCAATTGGGTGAGCGAAAATATGAGCCATTGATCGGCAAAAACCAAAAGCCGCCGTTGGATTATCGCAATCCCCCACGGCAATAA
- a CDS encoding metalloregulator ArsR/SmtB family transcription factor has protein sequence MKKKRNPAAEIRANRNLAEFFKSLGDPKRIQILRLLLAHGKLHVLKICEELGSDSQPAISHHLNLLKRVKLVDFERIGKFNHYFISTEGMQNLFAHFAPKNGTDFHQFLFGDTLIRFETTF, from the coding sequence ATGAAAAAAAAGCGTAACCCTGCTGCAGAAATTCGTGCAAATCGTAACCTTGCTGAATTTTTTAAAAGCCTTGGGGATCCAAAACGGATCCAGATACTACGGTTGCTATTGGCACATGGTAAATTGCATGTCTTAAAAATTTGTGAAGAATTGGGCAGTGATTCTCAGCCCGCAATCAGTCATCACCTGAATTTGCTCAAACGAGTAAAGCTGGTTGATTTTGAGAGAATAGGCAAGTTTAACCACTACTTTATTTCGACCGAGGGCATGCAGAACCTATTTGCCCACTTTGCACCCAAAAATGGCACGGATTTTCACCAATTTCTATTTGGTGATACCTTAATTCGCTTTGAAACTACCTTTTGA
- the rplC gene encoding 50S ribosomal protein L3, whose translation MSIGLLGTKVGMTTVYTPEGLAVPVTVLQLGPCPVLQIRTEERDGYHAVQLGYRDRKRNAASRAERGHVAKDLESKRRKLRQGIELPPKADCEPQAFVREFRFLEPVSGLQVGEKLDVQTIFADVKSVDVIGTTKGRGTAGVIKRHGFGGMPAAHGAKKVHRQPGSTASLGSNRGTGRTKKGKRLAGRYGAERVTIRNLKVVQIDAEQNLLLVNGAVPGYNGQYVMVRSTNKL comes from the coding sequence ATGTCTATCGGGTTGCTTGGAACAAAAGTGGGAATGACCACTGTCTACACACCAGAAGGTCTGGCAGTACCTGTTACGGTATTGCAACTGGGCCCATGTCCCGTGCTGCAGATTCGGACTGAAGAACGAGATGGGTATCATGCCGTTCAATTAGGTTATCGCGACCGTAAACGGAATGCAGCATCCCGCGCAGAACGTGGTCACGTAGCTAAGGATCTGGAGTCGAAACGACGTAAATTGCGTCAGGGGATTGAGTTACCGCCGAAAGCGGATTGTGAACCACAAGCCTTCGTGAGGGAATTTCGTTTTCTGGAACCCGTATCTGGTCTGCAGGTTGGCGAAAAACTGGATGTTCAAACTATTTTTGCAGATGTCAAGTCTGTTGACGTTATTGGCACCACCAAAGGTCGTGGTACCGCAGGGGTAATTAAACGCCACGGTTTCGGTGGGATGCCCGCAGCTCACGGTGCTAAGAAAGTTCACCGCCAGCCTGGTTCGACAGCATCGTTAGGTAGTAACCGAGGTACTGGTCGTACCAAGAAAGGGAAACGTCTTGCTGGTCGCTACGGTGCAGAACGAGTTACCATCCGCAACCTGAAAGTAGTGCAGATCGATGCTGAACAGAATCTGTTGCTGGTCAACGGTGCTGTTCCCGGTTACAACGGCCAGTACGTCATGGTTCGCAGCACGAACAAGTTATAA
- a CDS encoding CDP-archaeol synthase — MLIHRLWMGLILIALMIVLLSEGSWGQPYYPVFFCTISVALLLATRELIMLLPQSDRPYFGIQYLGVGAHIAANWVNSFREIPFPTEQILAVQLAILVGFTILTLVLEMFCYGKRPNVLFRVGFTAFMLIYLGILPTFFIQARWFSPEKALLALGLLVFVPKTNDIGAYFTGKFLTGKILGRKQMAPTLSPKKTWQGFCGGMIIGTVFAVVFSQIYLPTALSILQSTLFGVTVGLAGVLGDLAESLLKRELGKKDASRTLPGFGGVLDLIDSLLFAAPIGYLWLIFH, encoded by the coding sequence ATGCTGATTCATCGCTTATGGATGGGGCTGATTCTCATTGCCTTAATGATCGTACTTTTATCAGAGGGTTCGTGGGGCCAACCATACTATCCCGTCTTTTTCTGTACTATTTCGGTGGCATTACTGCTCGCGACACGTGAGCTGATCATGTTGTTGCCCCAAAGTGATCGCCCATACTTTGGTATCCAATACCTGGGCGTAGGTGCCCACATTGCCGCGAATTGGGTAAACAGTTTTCGAGAGATCCCCTTCCCCACAGAACAGATTCTGGCGGTGCAACTTGCCATTTTGGTGGGATTCACCATTCTGACGCTGGTTTTGGAGATGTTTTGCTATGGAAAACGCCCCAATGTGCTTTTTCGAGTGGGTTTTACTGCGTTTATGTTGATTTATCTGGGGATTCTGCCCACATTTTTTATTCAGGCACGCTGGTTTTCACCCGAAAAAGCCTTGCTGGCATTGGGTCTACTCGTATTCGTTCCCAAAACAAATGATATCGGTGCATACTTTACTGGTAAGTTTCTTACAGGTAAGATTCTTGGCAGAAAGCAAATGGCCCCCACACTAAGCCCGAAAAAAACGTGGCAGGGATTTTGTGGCGGGATGATCATTGGCACAGTTTTTGCCGTGGTTTTTTCCCAGATTTATTTACCCACGGCACTCTCTATTTTGCAATCAACACTTTTTGGTGTGACAGTGGGGTTGGCGGGTGTATTGGGTGATTTAGCAGAGTCGTTACTGAAGCGAGAATTAGGAAAAAAAGACGCCTCACGCACACTCCCAGGCTTTGGTGGAGTGCTCGATCTGATCGATTCTCTGCTTTTTGCCGCACCGATTGGGTACTTGTGGCTGATATTTCATTAA
- a CDS encoding tubulin-like doman-containing protein, which produces MNWLKEPDSEPIPGYRLIKPLGSGGFGEVWLCEAPGKIFKAIKFVFGNLDSSSSSDGRAKQEFSALQRVKFVRHPFVISIERIDIVAGEVAIVMELAEKSLHEVLKESTDRGFSGIPRHSAIGYIRDAAEGLDYLSLEHHLLHLDVKPRNLFVVGGHVKVADFGLAKHLERQSAIGIMAGISPQYSAPETFTSRITKFSDQYSLAVVYLELITGHRAFRGKTVRELALHHTNNEPDLSGLSQEDTVIVAKALSKDPFKRFNTCIEFVEALSQVSVKAMAGFQKVVSTDASVITSQLYEDVPGTIPLEQPEPITGFALQDEIQEGSCSLPIADEVSSSSKVSASISEHFFELNDFEDGSCLRPTLIIGLGTFGKATIQSLTQRLADRFGDIQLVPCYRFLNVDTGSDNEVDVIGQAPRANSVAQTVRCSVQSVTRYRNETLERLYDWIPREKLNNLPKSSRSICSRAYGRLALSENYLKLITRCRQELKSIIHPEAIARATDYTGLEFRDTRPRVMIIAAASGTTSGMLVDIGYAIQNLLDELKFSSSPHCLLYCGAPDDPAMKEIEAANIVATLTELNHFSHSKINYHAKFGGLDGPEVQSKRPPFQSVYLTKSETAGSVGINDAIAKLSSFLALDLTTPLGMHLDPLRSSGPHFRSMGLGNIWYPKGLLLRRSARILCERMIATWTTNHSRLPKWVDELCHRLVTLPGLDPNSLISQLSQELEVLDQNPIREITGLLNSLQQSMIANKDHPAIWAEHAYQEMMSIVGVRSMIAIPDAMKTGRLNRYYTQAVSKMASLWASHFGQQIITIFESNGQRVTNTEGAIARLVEFCERSAVEAQYRLAEATPASESAFAAVQSAFESCTQAGQFRIFAKNSLSSMKRLHKALEDYANCRQIEESWYGISRFFNRLKSAMEDDQRAYGVCRQRLTTLRGVIETSHSQSNIDLLPTNNTVTLLPGAENNLEWAAITFVDSLTPDQIELMEDTLQSLILLPKGGLYGACQINADGVQQLAESLVDQTAVYLHQFLTQKELHEFSNHEIPGGWKQVVIDSFEKSIPDLPGSPELEQWFFVIPDHSDTQPIEEIARHLYPGVKVARSPRGTEIAFYKEQILNFHEISNLTKHYLLAYLERSAGLNSSPHARFDVLEWLPLSST; this is translated from the coding sequence ATGAATTGGTTAAAAGAACCAGATTCTGAACCGATTCCCGGTTATCGCCTGATCAAACCTCTTGGAAGTGGTGGGTTTGGTGAAGTTTGGTTATGCGAAGCACCCGGAAAAATTTTTAAAGCAATCAAGTTTGTGTTTGGAAATCTCGATTCCAGCTCCTCAAGCGATGGTCGGGCCAAGCAGGAATTTTCTGCACTTCAACGCGTTAAATTTGTCCGCCACCCATTTGTGATATCGATTGAGCGGATCGACATTGTTGCCGGCGAGGTAGCAATTGTCATGGAGTTGGCAGAAAAAAGTCTTCACGAAGTTTTGAAAGAAAGTACCGATCGCGGGTTTTCAGGTATCCCACGTCATTCAGCAATTGGCTACATTCGAGATGCTGCTGAAGGGTTGGATTACCTGAGTCTGGAACACCACTTATTGCACCTGGATGTCAAGCCACGTAACTTGTTTGTGGTGGGTGGGCACGTGAAAGTGGCAGATTTTGGGCTGGCAAAGCATTTGGAAAGACAAAGTGCTATTGGAATTATGGCCGGAATTTCACCCCAGTATTCCGCACCTGAAACATTTACTTCGAGAATTACAAAGTTTAGCGATCAATACTCACTGGCTGTGGTCTACCTTGAATTGATTACTGGTCACCGAGCATTCCGTGGCAAAACAGTTCGAGAGCTGGCTCTGCACCACACAAATAATGAGCCGGATCTATCTGGTCTCTCTCAGGAAGACACAGTGATTGTCGCGAAAGCTCTTTCGAAGGATCCATTTAAAAGATTCAATACTTGCATTGAATTTGTTGAGGCTCTCTCACAGGTATCTGTGAAAGCGATGGCGGGGTTTCAAAAAGTTGTTTCAACTGATGCCAGCGTAATCACTTCTCAACTCTATGAAGATGTTCCGGGTACAATTCCGCTGGAACAGCCAGAGCCAATTACTGGCTTTGCTTTACAAGATGAAATCCAGGAGGGTTCTTGCAGCCTGCCAATTGCAGATGAAGTTTCAAGTAGTTCAAAGGTTTCCGCTTCGATTTCCGAGCACTTCTTTGAACTGAATGATTTCGAAGATGGAAGCTGTCTCAGGCCAACTCTGATCATCGGACTTGGAACATTCGGCAAGGCCACAATTCAGTCACTCACTCAACGTTTGGCGGATCGCTTCGGTGATATTCAGCTCGTTCCATGCTACCGTTTTCTGAATGTGGATACTGGTTCCGACAACGAAGTTGATGTCATTGGTCAAGCACCTCGTGCCAACTCAGTTGCGCAAACTGTTCGTTGTTCAGTCCAGTCTGTCACTCGTTATCGCAATGAAACTTTGGAGCGACTGTATGACTGGATTCCACGTGAAAAACTGAATAATTTGCCAAAGTCTTCCCGATCAATCTGTTCACGTGCCTACGGCAGATTAGCATTATCAGAAAACTACCTGAAATTGATTACCCGTTGTCGACAGGAGTTAAAGTCGATCATTCACCCCGAAGCGATTGCGAGGGCTACAGACTACACAGGGTTGGAATTTCGAGATACCCGACCACGCGTGATGATTATTGCAGCAGCATCAGGAACCACCTCTGGCATGTTGGTGGATATTGGTTATGCAATCCAGAATCTGCTGGATGAACTGAAATTCTCTTCAAGCCCTCATTGTTTGTTGTATTGTGGGGCTCCTGATGATCCCGCGATGAAAGAAATTGAAGCCGCAAACATTGTAGCCACCCTCACGGAGCTCAACCATTTCAGCCATTCAAAAATCAATTATCATGCGAAGTTTGGTGGTCTTGATGGTCCCGAAGTTCAGTCAAAACGCCCACCTTTTCAGTCAGTTTACCTCACCAAATCTGAAACAGCAGGTTCGGTTGGGATTAATGACGCAATTGCAAAATTATCCAGTTTTCTAGCACTTGATTTAACCACCCCTTTGGGAATGCACCTGGATCCTTTGCGATCCAGTGGGCCACATTTCCGATCAATGGGGTTGGGTAACATCTGGTATCCCAAAGGATTGTTACTACGTCGCTCAGCTCGAATCCTGTGCGAACGAATGATTGCTACCTGGACTACGAACCATTCCCGTCTTCCAAAGTGGGTGGATGAATTGTGTCACCGCCTGGTCACATTACCTGGGCTGGATCCCAATTCATTGATCTCCCAATTATCACAGGAGCTAGAAGTTCTTGATCAGAATCCAATAAGGGAAATTACCGGTTTACTGAACTCACTACAGCAATCGATGATCGCAAACAAAGATCATCCTGCTATCTGGGCAGAGCACGCATACCAGGAAATGATGAGCATTGTTGGTGTGCGATCAATGATTGCTATTCCTGATGCTATGAAAACCGGAAGATTAAATCGGTACTACACCCAGGCAGTATCTAAAATGGCCAGTCTGTGGGCGAGCCATTTTGGACAGCAGATCATCACAATTTTTGAAAGTAATGGTCAGAGAGTCACCAACACAGAAGGAGCAATTGCCCGATTGGTAGAGTTTTGTGAACGATCTGCCGTGGAAGCGCAATATCGCCTGGCTGAAGCAACACCCGCGAGTGAATCCGCATTTGCTGCCGTTCAGTCCGCATTCGAATCCTGCACCCAAGCTGGACAATTTCGGATTTTTGCAAAAAACTCGCTCTCCTCCATGAAGCGATTACACAAAGCCCTGGAAGACTATGCCAACTGCCGACAAATCGAAGAGTCGTGGTATGGAATTTCACGATTCTTTAATCGGTTGAAATCTGCAATGGAAGACGATCAGCGTGCCTACGGTGTGTGTCGACAACGCCTGACGACCTTACGTGGCGTGATCGAGACATCTCATTCACAATCGAATATCGACCTGCTTCCTACAAACAACACAGTCACCTTGCTGCCTGGGGCAGAGAATAATCTGGAGTGGGCAGCAATTACGTTTGTTGATTCACTCACTCCTGACCAGATCGAATTAATGGAAGACACGCTACAATCTCTCATCCTGTTGCCCAAAGGGGGATTGTATGGGGCATGCCAGATTAATGCTGATGGAGTACAGCAGTTGGCAGAATCACTGGTGGATCAGACAGCTGTATATCTGCACCAGTTTCTTACTCAAAAGGAATTACACGAATTTTCCAATCATGAAATACCTGGTGGCTGGAAACAGGTGGTAATCGACTCTTTTGAAAAATCCATCCCCGATCTCCCTGGTTCGCCAGAACTGGAACAATGGTTCTTTGTCATTCCAGATCATTCAGATACACAACCGATCGAAGAAATTGCTCGTCACTTATATCCAGGCGTGAAAGTGGCTCGTTCCCCACGTGGTACCGAAATTGCCTTCTACAAAGAACAGATCTTAAATTTTCATGAAATCAGTAATTTGACAAAGCATTACTTGCTTGCATACTTAGAAAGATCAGCCGGTCTGAATAGTTCTCCCCATGCGCGGTTTGATGTTTTGGAATGGTTACCCCTGTCGAGTACCTGA
- a CDS encoding isoprenyl transferase yields the protein MLTEKLPAHVAIIMDGNGRWAKEQGLPRIHGHLQGAEVVRTITEEASRLGLAQLTLYSFSSENWKRPKEEVDFLMGLLLQYLQQERETIKKNNIRFRMIGRRQDLAQEIVAEIEINEQLSSDNTGMILALAINYGSRQEIVDAVHEIAEKVQRNEIAPDAISELTISKHLYTSDMLDPDLLIRTAGELRISNFLLWQISYAEIWVTQTCWPEFTTQQFHEALNNYGHRQRRYGGLTTQES from the coding sequence ATGTTAACGGAAAAGCTTCCTGCACATGTTGCCATCATCATGGATGGCAATGGCCGTTGGGCCAAAGAACAAGGGCTTCCCAGAATTCATGGCCACCTGCAGGGTGCTGAAGTGGTACGCACGATCACTGAAGAAGCCAGCAGATTAGGTCTAGCCCAATTAACCTTGTACAGTTTCAGTTCTGAGAATTGGAAGCGACCAAAAGAAGAAGTTGATTTTCTGATGGGTCTTCTGCTGCAATACCTGCAGCAGGAAAGAGAAACCATCAAAAAAAATAATATCCGTTTTCGGATGATTGGCAGACGACAGGATCTGGCCCAAGAGATTGTTGCTGAAATAGAAATCAACGAACAATTAAGCAGCGACAACACGGGTATGATCCTTGCATTAGCAATTAATTATGGATCGAGGCAGGAAATTGTTGATGCAGTGCACGAGATTGCAGAAAAAGTTCAGCGGAATGAAATAGCACCAGATGCAATTTCAGAATTGACCATCAGCAAACATTTATACACGAGCGATATGCTTGATCCGGATTTACTGATTCGCACTGCTGGCGAACTGAGAATCAGTAATTTTCTGCTGTGGCAAATTTCATATGCAGAAATCTGGGTGACTCAGACATGCTGGCCAGAGTTCACCACTCAACAGTTTCATGAAGCTTTGAATAATTATGGCCACCGTCAAAGACGCTATGGTGGCCTGACGACACAAGAGTCCTGA